The following proteins are co-located in the Halictus rubicundus isolate RS-2024b chromosome 1, iyHalRubi1_principal, whole genome shotgun sequence genome:
- the Asta-r1 gene encoding allatostatin A receptor 1, which produces MILEEMEIGLDREMFNDTDSIDYTYNDTEEYGFDRVQVERIVEVIVPLFFGMIGILGFVGNCLVVTVVAANPGMRSTTNILIINLAVADLLFVIFCIPFTATDFVLPFWPFGNIWCKIVQYLIIVTAFASVYTLVLMSLDRYLAVVHPITSISWRTESRAILAICIAWAIIFAISTPALVVHGEFQDGPSPRNLTACRILPHYDWPLFQVSFFLMSYLLPLMLICFFYICMLVRLWRRSRVTAESRRGRRRVTRLVLVVVGVFAFCWCPIQVILVRKSLDVYPLTTTSIMIQIASHILAYMNSCINPFLYAFLSDSFRKAFRKIIYCTPRPDQNRQGPSTRTTRASSTGDIL; this is translated from the exons ATGATACTCGAAGAGATGGAGATCGGGCTGGACCGCGAGATGTTCAATGACACGGACAGCATCGACTACACGTACAACGACACGGAGGAGTACGGTTTCGATCGGGTACAAGTGGAGAGGATCGTCGAGGTGATCGTGCCACTGTTCTTCGGCATGATCGGCATACTTGGATTCGTTGGGAATTGTCTGGTAGTGACCGTCGTCGCGGCGAATCCCGGCATGAGATCGACGACGAACATTCTGATCATCAATCTCGCCGTGGCCGATCTGTTATTCGTCATTTTCTGTATACCGTTCACCGCGACCGATTTCGTCCTGCCATTTTGGCCGTTCGGCAACATCTGGTGCAAGATCGTCCAGTACCTCATCATCGTCACCGCCTTCGCCAGCGTTTACACCCTGGTCCTCATGAGCCTGGACAG GTATTTAGCAGTGGTTCATCCAATCACTTCGATATCATGGAGGACCGAAAGTCGTGCGATCCTCGCTATTTGCATCGCGTGGGCGATTATCTTCGCGATCTCTACCCCTGCCCTCGTTGTTCATGGCGAG TTTCAGGACGGCCCGTCGCCGAGGAACCTGACGGCTTGTCGAATCCTACCGCACTATGATTGGCCGTTGTTCCAAGTCTCGTTTTTCCTGATGAGCTACCTGCTGCCGCTGATGCTGATATGCTTCTTTTACATTTGCATGCTCGTCAGGCTGTGGCGTCGGTCCCGCGTCACCGCCGAGAGCCGTCGCGGAAGGAGACGTGTCACGAGGCTGGTGCTCGTGGTCGTCGGCGTTTTTGCATTTTGTTGGTGTCCTATCCAG GTAATCCTGGTGAGGAAATCATTGGACGTGTACCCGTTGACAACGACGTCGATAATGATACAAATAGCGAGCCACATCCTGGCCTACATGAACAGCTGCATCAACCCTTTCCTATACGCCTTCCTGAGCGACAGTTTCCGGAAAGCTTTTCGGAAAATAATCTACTGCACGCCTCGGCCGGATCAAAACAGACAGGGACCATCGACGAGGACTACGAG